One Ornithinicoccus hortensis genomic window, GGGGTCCGGATGCTTGTGGTCCCGGGCTCGCACGCGGTGAAGCTGCAGGCCGAGGCCGAGGGGCTGGACGAGGTGTTCACCGCGGCCGGTGGCGAGTGGCGCCTGGCCGGGTGCTCGATGTGCCTGGGCATGAACCCCGACCAGCTCTCGCCGCAGGAGCGCTGCGCGTCGACCTCCAACCGCAACTTCGAGGGACGCCAGGGCGCCCGGTCCCGCACCCACCTGGTGTCCCCCGCGGTCGCCGCGGCCACCGCGCTGCGCGGCACCCTGTCCTCCCCCGCCGACCTGTAAGGAGCGCCCCGATGGACCCCTTCACCACGCACACCGGCGTCGGCGTCCCGCTGCGCCGCAGCAACATCGACACCGACCAGATCATCCCGGCCTCCTTCCTCAAGCGGGTCTCCCGCACCGGGTTCGAGGACGGACTGTTCTCCCGCTGGCGGGAGGACCCCGACTTCGTCCTCAACCAGGAGGCCTTCCGGGACGGTTCGGTCCTGGTCGCCGGCCCCGACTTCGGCACCGGCTCCTCCCGGGAGCACGCCGTGTGGGCGCTGATGCAGTACGGCTTCCGCGTGGTCATCTCCTCCCGGTTCGGCGACATCTTCCGGGGCAACTCGGGCAAGGGCGGGCTGCTCACCGCCCAGGTCGCGCAGGGCGACGTCGAGCTCATCTGGAAGTACCTGGAGAACGAGCCCGGCGCCACCGTCACCGTCGACCTCACCGAGCGCCGCATCGTGGCCGGTGACCTCACCACCACCTTCGAGGTCAACGACTACGTCGCCTGGCGACTGCTCAACGGGCTCGACGACATCTCGCTGACGCTGGAGCACGAGGCCGACATCACGGCATACGAGGCGCAGCGTCCGTCCTACAAGCCGGTCGTCACCGGGGCGACCACGAGCTGACCCACGCGCGGCAGGTCGGGTCGGGGTCGTGGCCCCGGTGACAGCCCGACCTGCCATGGGTTAGTCTTGCCAGCGATGCACACTCTGCTTCTCCTCCGCTGCCGCAGCGAGGCCAGTTAGGTCCGGCCCCTCGTTGCGGAGTTCTTGCTGTCCCCGGACGCCTGACAGCCCCCAGCGAGGAAGAGCCACCCATGAGCATCACCACCCAGTCCGACGCTTTCACCCGTAACCCCCAGCAGCCTTCCGGCATGCCGTTCGAGCGGTACACCCCGTTCATCCCGGTCGAGTTGCCGGACCGCACCTGGCCGGGCAAGACCATCTCCGAGGCACCACGCTGGTGCGCGGTCGACCTGCGGGACGGCAACCAGGCCCTGATCGACCCGATGAGCCCGGACCGCAAGCGGCGGATGTTCGAGCTGCTGGTGCAGATGGGCTACAAGGAGATCGAGGTCGGCTTCCCCGCCGCCAGCCAGACCGACTTCGACTTCGTCCGGATGCTGATCGAGGACGACCTGATCCCCGACGACGTCGTCATCCAGGTCCTGACCCAGGCCCGGGAGGCCCTGATCGAGCGCACCTACGAGGCGATCGCCGGGGCGAAGCAGGCCATCGTGCACCTGTACAACTCGACCTCGACGCTGCAACGCCGGGTGGTCTTCAACACCGACATGGACGGCATCATCGACATCGCGGTGACCGGCGCCCGGCTGTGCAAGAAGTTCGAGGAGCAGATCCCGGAGACCACCGTCTACTACGAGTACTCCCCCGAGTCCTACACCGGCACCGAGCTGGAGTTCGCGGCCCGGATCTGCAACCGGGTGATGGAGGTCTTCGAGCCCACCGCCGAACGCCCGGTGATCATCAACCTGCCGGCGACGGTGGAGATGGCCACCCCGAACGTATACGCCGACTCGATCGAGTGGATGAACCGCAACCTGGAGCACCGCGAGCACGTGGTGTTGTCGCTGCACCCGCACAACGACCGCGGAACCGGCGTGGCTGCGGCCGAGCTGGGCTACCTGGCCGGGGCCGACCGGATCGAGGGCTGCCTGTTCGGCAACGGCGAGCGCACCGGCAACGTCTGCCTGGTGACCCTGGGGATGAACCTGTTCTCCCAGGGCATCGACCCGCAGATCAACTTCTCCGACATCGACGCCATCCGGCGCACCGTCGAGCACTGCAACCAGCTGCCGGTGCCCGAGCGCCACCCCTACGGCGGCGACCTGGTCTTCACCGCCTTCTCCGGCTCCCACCAGGACGCGATCAAGAAGGGCCTGGAGGCCATGGAGCGCGACGCCACCGAGGCCGGGACCCCGGTGGACGACTTCCGGTGGGAGGTCCCCTACCTGCCGATCGACCCCAAGGACGTCGGCCGCAACTACGAGGCGGTCATCCGGGTGAACAGCCAGTCCGGCAAGGGCGGCGTGGCCTACGTGATGAAGAGCGAGCACAAGCTGGACCTGCCGCGCCGGCTGCAGATCGAGTTCAGCCGGGTCATCCAGCAGCACACCGACGGCGAGGGCGGCGAGATGTCCCCGGCGGCGATCTGGGCGGCCTTCGAGCACGAGTACCTGAACCGCACCGAGCCCGTCCGGCTGCACACCGTCGACAGCCGCACCCAGCCCGACGGCCGGGACGTCATCACCGCGACCGTCACGACCGACGGCCAGGACAAGACCATCGAGGGCACCGGCAACGGCCCGATCGCGGCCTTCGTCCAGGCGCTGTCCGGCGAGGGACACGACGTCCGGGTGCTGGACTACTCCGAGCACGCGCTCAGCTCCGGCGACGACGCCATCGCGGCCGCCTACGTCGAGTGCGCCGTCGACGGCGAGGTGCGCTGGGGCGTGGGCATCGACCCCAACATCGTCACCGCCTCGCTGCGTGCCGTCTGCAGCGCGCTGAACCGCCCCACCGTCGGCTGACCCCGCCGGCCCGGCCTCCCCTCCTCGCGGGCGGCCGGGCCTGCAGGATTATCGGGTCACCCGATAATCCTGTGCTTCGTAGCAGAAGCTTCCCGGTCGAAAGCGCCAGGTTCCGGGGTGAAGCACCGCCCGGAGGCGGCGAAAGGCTCCGGATCAGCCCTTGCCGTCGCCCAGCACGGTCGCACCGTCCTCGGTGATCGTCCAGAACGGGTTGTGCGCGATCTCCCAGGGGTGCCCCTCGGGGTCGATGAACACCCCGGAGTAGCCGCCCCAGAAGGTCCCGGCGCCCCGACGGCCGATGGTGCCACCTGCGGCCTGCGCCTGCTCCAGGATCTCGTCGACCTCGTCGCGGCTGGCGACGTTGTGGGCCGGGGTCACCCCACCCCAACCGCCGCTGTCCTCGACGCACGAGTCCACCTCGAGGGCGGCGCGCTCCCACAGGGCGAGGACCATCCCGCCCGCCTGGAAGAAGACCACGCCCTCCGGGGACGCGGCGGGCTCCCAGCCCATCGCCCGGTAGAAGGCCGTCGCCCGATCCAGGTCTCGCACACCGAGAGTCACCACGCTCAACCGTTGCTCCATGACAGTCAGCCTAGCCCTGCTGCCCGGAGGTCCCGCGCAGCGCGGACCCGGCGCGGCGCAGGACGTCCCGCAGGGCGTCGGTCACGTCCTCGTCCGGCGCCACTCGGGCACGCTGGGCGATGTCGTATGCCCCACCCGCCTCCGCCGCGTCCGCGCCGGGACGGCCGAGCCCTAGGGGTGCTCGTCCATCAGGTAGCGCTGGAGCGTCGGGCCCAGCCAGGCCACGACCTCGTCCGGGGTCAGCTCGGTGACCGGCGGCATCCGGAGGACGTAGCGGGTCAGCGCCAGGCCGAGCACCTGGGTCCCCACCAGGGCCGCCCGCTTCTGCGCCTGCTCCGGGAAGGGCGTCAGGCTGCGCACGGTGGGCAGGATCTGGGTGGCGAAGACCTCCAGCACCCGCTCGACGCCGGCCGGGTTGGTCACCGCCACCCGCAGCAGCGCCACCAGGATGTCGTCCTCCTCCCAGCGGGTCACCAGGTGCCGAGCCAACTGGGTCCCGGGGGGCTCCGGCCCG contains:
- the leuD gene encoding 3-isopropylmalate dehydratase small subunit — protein: MDPFTTHTGVGVPLRRSNIDTDQIIPASFLKRVSRTGFEDGLFSRWREDPDFVLNQEAFRDGSVLVAGPDFGTGSSREHAVWALMQYGFRVVISSRFGDIFRGNSGKGGLLTAQVAQGDVELIWKYLENEPGATVTVDLTERRIVAGDLTTTFEVNDYVAWRLLNGLDDISLTLEHEADITAYEAQRPSYKPVVTGATTS
- the leuA gene encoding 2-isopropylmalate synthase, translated to MSITTQSDAFTRNPQQPSGMPFERYTPFIPVELPDRTWPGKTISEAPRWCAVDLRDGNQALIDPMSPDRKRRMFELLVQMGYKEIEVGFPAASQTDFDFVRMLIEDDLIPDDVVIQVLTQAREALIERTYEAIAGAKQAIVHLYNSTSTLQRRVVFNTDMDGIIDIAVTGARLCKKFEEQIPETTVYYEYSPESYTGTELEFAARICNRVMEVFEPTAERPVIINLPATVEMATPNVYADSIEWMNRNLEHREHVVLSLHPHNDRGTGVAAAELGYLAGADRIEGCLFGNGERTGNVCLVTLGMNLFSQGIDPQINFSDIDAIRRTVEHCNQLPVPERHPYGGDLVFTAFSGSHQDAIKKGLEAMERDATEAGTPVDDFRWEVPYLPIDPKDVGRNYEAVIRVNSQSGKGGVAYVMKSEHKLDLPRRLQIEFSRVIQQHTDGEGGEMSPAAIWAAFEHEYLNRTEPVRLHTVDSRTQPDGRDVITATVTTDGQDKTIEGTGNGPIAAFVQALSGEGHDVRVLDYSEHALSSGDDAIAAAYVECAVDGEVRWGVGIDPNIVTASLRAVCSALNRPTVG
- a CDS encoding VOC family protein, whose amino-acid sequence is MEQRLSVVTLGVRDLDRATAFYRAMGWEPAASPEGVVFFQAGGMVLALWERAALEVDSCVEDSGGWGGVTPAHNVASRDEVDEILEQAQAAGGTIGRRGAGTFWGGYSGVFIDPEGHPWEIAHNPFWTITEDGATVLGDGKG
- a CDS encoding TetR family transcriptional regulator, whose product is MSARGGEGVGGAQVGGPRSEATRAAILAAARDRFAADGYERATIRAIAGDADIDPSLVMRYFGNKEGLFAAASTVDVRLPEVDPDGPEPPGTQLARHLVTRWEEDDILVALLRVAVTNPAGVERVLEVFATQILPTVRSLTPFPEQAQKRAALVGTQVLGLALTRYVLRMPPVTELTPDEVVAWLGPTLQRYLMDEHP